DNA sequence from the Leishmania panamensis strain MHOM/PA/94/PSC-1 chromosome 17 sequence genome:
TCTACATGCctcgcgtgtgtggcgctgcgtcacGTGCCAAAAAGCGAATACGATCGCTTCAACGGCTCTCTGGCGCAGTGCTTGACCCATCACAGGGCCTCTTCTATCTCAAGGGCACGTGCAGACAATGCATGATTGCCGCAGGTGTTCTTCAGGCTATCCTGCGTCAGCAGTTCATCTCGGAGACGTGAGCATGCATGAAGAGCGACACGAAAAACGATGGGTAGACGTATCGCAGACACGGAGAGCTGAACGGCGCGTTACGTTCCTGAGGAGCGCAGCATCACATCCACTCTTCCTTCTCGTACTCCGTGAGCTTGCAAGCCTTTCTCACTTTCTCCTGCCAGTCACTCGAGGCAGCTTCACCTGCAGCCCCCTgcgtttctctcctcttcatcccTCACTTGGTGTGCCTCGTTGATCTGGCaggtgcacgcgtgtgttCGCTCCTCCCAACTCGAGAAAGCaactcccttcccttccccaccGCCACAACGCATCCATTCATTCCCCCAATCATCACCCAAACAGTTATCGTCCCTCCTTTATCTTTTCGTACGACTCACATCttcactttctcttttcgttcccTCACCCCATGCCGGATACTCCTGGCCCTACAAAagctctgctgctggtgaACCTGGGCACGACGACTGCACCAACTGCACCGGCAATTCGCAGCTTCCTGCGCGAGTTTCTTTCCGATCGCCGTGTCGTTGATGTGTCGCGGATTATCTGGTATTTGATTCTCTACGGCTTTGTCCTGCCTTTCCGCCCCCTCAGGATCATTCCCCTGTACAAGTCCATCTGGATCAACAAAGGTTCTGGCATTGTCATCAATGGTAAAACGGAGGGGTCACCTCTAGCCCTGTACACGGAAAGCCTTGTCTCCAAGGTGCAGGCACTTTTGAAGACCACCGCAGGCGGGGAAGTTGTGCTGCGTTACTCGATGCGCTATGGAGCGAATAACATCGCATCAACGCTCAAGGCGCTACACGACGAGTTCCCAACGGTCCGTGAGTTGGTTGTTCTTCCGTTGTTCCCGCAGTACACCTCCACAACGTCCGCGAGCATTTACGACGAGGTGTTCAAGTTCTACACGGATACTAAGCGCCGCTGCATTCCAGGGCTGCGAACCGTTCGTGACTATGCCGAGAACCCGGTCTACATCGAGGCTCTGGGAGAGAGTCTCATGTGCAGCATCAAGGCATACGTCACTGAGAACGCCGACATCGTCAAGGATTGGAGGTTAGCCCTGACCGACTTGCTCCCAGAGATTGGTATCATTATCACGTACCACAGCATCCCTGTTCGCTACGTCGAGGAACATGATGACTACCCGCAGCGCTGTAAGGCCACCACAGCGGCCATCATGGCCTACATAGAGGCCGAGTCCGGCATGTCCTTTAGCGCCTGCCTAGTGCACGTCTACCAGTCTCAGTTTGGCAGTCAACCGTGGCTTTGTCCGACTCTcaccgacgcagctgctgcctttcCCCTTCCAGCCCACGACTCAAGGAAAGTGGCTTTCAGTGATGCTCACCACAATAAAGCCCTCTTATCTAAGCAGGCCAAGGTCTGTTTTGCCATGGCGCCGGGCTTTGCTGTGGACTGTGTGGAGACCCTGAGCGAGATCAAACTGGAGGCTGCTGAGGTCTTCAAAAAGAACGGGGGCCGCAGGTTTATTTACGTTCCCTGCCTCAACGACAGTGACGCCCACGTTAAAGTGCTCATCTCAGTCTTTGGCGCCTGAGTTAatactgcagcaccgctaTTGTGGGCTCCTTACTCgcttgtttcttttctctcgctaTCAATCAACTACACACTTTGCATCAACCAACCCACACGCCTCAACTGCCATTCGTGCTGACTCGACCCGCTGAGGAGCCTGACGAGGTAATGTGCATCACCATCGCAGTGACCACGTTTCTTGCTTCTTTTCAGTGTAATGTGCTTGCGTGCGTCGGTGCGCATGTCACTGCGCAgtgccgcaccaccagcagtggCACTCGGAGCGGTGCAGGTTGCTCTTTTCCACTTCTCACGCAAAGGTCCAGCAAAGTACAAAACGGAGCAGGTTCTCGGCAGCTCtccagagagaagaggaaaacaaatAACCGATGCCCCTTATagttctctctccttcgctttaTGCTGCTCGTTGAGCATGAGGTCTGTGCTCGAGATGACCCTTTTtgaggcaccgctgcagcacactCTCGCAATGCACGTGCTTGTGCGTTTCTGCTTTCATCCACATTCATTCATTTCCATTTTTTCCCGTTCCCCgcacctctcgctctcttccgtGAGTCGTTCCCCCCTTGCGGCAAGCACAAGTCGTATCTGTCTGCTGTCGTGAATCAATCGGAAGGGCACACCTGCGGCCGCCATTGCTGTCAGCACCTTTCCTCCACCGGTTATGACCATTCTCAAAATGGAGTTTTTTCACGTTGTCGACCCCGTGACACTGGCACCGGTGTCGTACGCGCGCGTGGCGCTGGAGCTGGCACTGGCCGTCGTCTGTACAGTGCTACTCGGTGCGTGCTTGCAAGTTTTGCCCgagaggctgctgcgctacTCCCAGACTGCCCGTGCTAAGGTGCCGCGTGAGGCCGTAGCAGTggtggccgcagctgcggccaccAAGCCTGCCATGCTAAAGAAGCTTTCTACCACCCCCTCGgccacttcctctccctcttccacggcacctccggcgccgccgaagaTAGCTCCCTCAGCGCCTCCGGCTGCTCTGGCAGAGCGCACGCTGGACGACGTCCTGGAGTCGTTCTTCGAAGGGGAGAGTCTTCTCACCGAGGCCCTAATCGACGCCACGGCGCACTCTTCGACACCAACGGTGGAGACGCCGCCAGCTAACACGACAGCTGGGAAGCCCACTCAACCGTCCCCCCCCAAAACAAGCGACTTCTCCAGGGACCTGGCCGCCAAAATGACCAGAGGACTGCACAGCCAGGCGCGccttgccaccgctgctcctcctcccaaGACGGCATCAAAGCTGCAGGAGACAGGCGACACGGCCGATAAGCGGCTAGAGGACGCTCTGGACGCAtacatggaggaggagcaactGCTGGATGAGGCAGTGCTGGACAGCGCGCTtgaagcagcacacacaacGTAATTCTGCAGTGCATGAGTGAATTCCTACACAGCCACCGATAacacaaggagagaagcCCTGCCGCCCACTGGACATTTACCTCCCTCTGAAGTGCAATAAGGAAGTCGACGACTCTGCGGGACATGTGTTTGCGCCACCTTGGCGTGAATTCACGTACACATCCACAT
Encoded proteins:
- a CDS encoding hypothetical protein (TriTrypDB/GeneDB-style sysID: LpmP.17.1440), encoding MTILKMEFFHVVDPVTLAPVSYARVALELALAVVCTVLLGACLQVLPERLLRYSQTARAKVPREAVAVVAAAAATKPAMLKKLSTTPSATSSPSSTAPPAPPKIAPSAPPAALAERTLDDVLESFFEGESLLTEALIDATAHSSTPTVETPPANTTAGKPTQPSPPKTSDFSRDLAAKMTRGLHSQARLATAAPPPKTASKLQETGDTADKRLEDALDAYMEEEQLLDEAVLDSALEAAHTT
- a CDS encoding ferrochelatase-like protein (TriTrypDB/GeneDB-style sysID: LpmP.17.1430), translating into MPDTPGPTKALLLVNLGTTTAPTAPAIRSFLREFLSDRRVVDVSRIIWYLILYGFVLPFRPLRIIPLYKSIWINKGSGIVINGKTEGSPLALYTESLVSKVQALLKTTAGGEVVLRYSMRYGANNIASTLKALHDEFPTVRELVVLPLFPQYTSTTSASIYDEVFKFYTDTKRRCIPGLRTVRDYAENPVYIEALGESLMCSIKAYVTENADIVKDWRLALTDLLPEIGIIITYHSIPVRYVEEHDDYPQRCKATTAAIMAYIEAESGMSFSACLVHVYQSQFGSQPWLCPTLTDAAAAFPLPAHDSRKVAFSDAHHNKALLSKQAKVCFAMAPGFAVDCVETLSEIKLEAAEVFKKNGGRRFIYVPCLNDSDAHVKVLISVFGA